Proteins from one Panulirus ornatus isolate Po-2019 chromosome 28, ASM3632096v1, whole genome shotgun sequence genomic window:
- the LOC139757837 gene encoding alanine racemase-like isoform X4 — protein MNEMTGGESGELSPSSVGGPTSASLLPLATEAFLKVRAPAFIHVNLDAVAHNVHVLKRLSGPNTGIMGVVKGGAYGSGLMQVVTVLLEEGVQELAVATVAEGVHLRQQGVHVPITILSNLLTCELQDVTQHRLIPSVSWAKTLASVPSDSLVYPDGSRLRVAINIDTGMSRYGVQPEDLPQLVSTLDELNVTINSMYTHFQAAFTEKEKNQTQLNIFLQATEPYKDRPLVRHVAATTGCVQGLGTHLDLIRPGGAITGLSSGSDRDGVHLFAKCGFRPAMSVVVKPAFFKLLPPGRFIGYDATYQTSCDEWIANFTTGWSDGLSRRLSNGVGAVKRVKTGELCPIVGRVSMDSITARLPEAPGDDEVFQVMTDDFHEVTSAVGMARNLGAAVYEIPGKWSTRLARVYSRNGKIAHICHSFQYTC, from the exons GAACGAGATGACCGGCGGAGAGTCAGGGGAACTCAGCCCCAGTAGCGTAGGGGGGcccacctccgcctccctcctACCACTGGCCACCGAGGCCTTCCTTAAGGTCAGAGCTCCCGCCTTCATCCATGTTAATCTCGACGCCGTCGCGCACAATGTCCACGTTCTCAAGAGGCTCTCCGGACCCAACACAG GGATCATGGGTGTGGTGAAGGGCGGAGCCTACGGGTCGGGATTGATGCAAGTGGTGAccgtgctgctggaggagggggtgcaGGAGCTGGCTGTGGCCACAGTGGCGGAGGGCGTCCACCTGAGGCAGCAAGGCGTCcacgtccccatcaccatcctca GCAACCTGTTAACATGCGAGCTGCAGGACGTGACACAACACCGCCTCATCCCATCAGTCAGCTGGGCCAAGACCCTCGCCTCCGTCCCCAGTGACTCTCTTGTTTATCCG GACGGGTCTCGGCTGCGTGTGGCCATCAACATCGACACGGGGATGTCCCGCTACGGCGTCCAGCCCGAGGATCTCCCACAGCTGGTGTCCACTCTGGACGAGCTGAATGTCACCATCAACTCCATGTACACCCACTTCCAGGCGGCCTTCACCGAGAAGGAGAAGAACCAGACGCAACTCAACATCTTCCTCCAGGCCACAGAACCATACAA AGACCGACCTCTTGTGCGGCATGTGGCGGCCACTACCGGCTGCGTCCAGGGGCTTGGCACTCACCTTGACCTCATCAGACCTGGGGGCGCCATCACCGGCCTCAGCTCAG GGAGCGACCGTGACGGTGTGCATCTCTTCGCCAAATGTGGGTTCCGACCAGCGATGTCCGTGGTGGTCAAGCCTGCCTTCTTCAAGCTGTTACCTCCTGGTCGTTTCATCGGCTACGATGCCACGTACCAGACCAGCTGTGACGAGTGGATTGCTAACTTCACAACGGGCTGGTCGGACGGCCTCAGTCGACGACTCAGCAACGGTGTCGGAGCCGTCAAGAGGGTTAAGACAG GAGAGTTGTGCCCCATCGTGGGCCGTGTGTCCATGGACTCCATCACAGCCCGTCTACCTGAAGCTCCTGGGGACGATGAAGTGTTCCAGGTCATGACGGACGATTTCCACGAGGTTACATCTGCTGTAGGGATGGCAAGGAACTTGGGGGCGGCGGTTTATGAAATTCCCGGGAAATGGTCCACTCGCCTCGCCAGAGTCTACTCCAGAAATGGGAAAATTGCTCACATATGCCATTCGTTCCAGTATACCTGTTGA
- the LOC139757839 gene encoding uncharacterized protein has product MLVHQFAVRDHRPVHGAHWQTMEEAQQREREEGQGVTEKTTLSSTKNVWEKRMEEDDTLKVTRDGVRAAPKSTPEDKHHCVDEVKVVGHQIEEKNASMSISFIGSCPVCRQPHTRTASLTSGPGRHERFRNCSPGQHLCAHLMPMPRFTTAVNPFKYS; this is encoded by the exons ATGCTGGTTCACCAATTCGCAGTAAGAGACCACAGGCCTGTGCACGGCGCCCATTGGCAGACCATGGAGGAAGCGCAGCagcgggaaagggaggaagggcaAGGAGTTACAGAAAAGACAACGCTATCGTCAACTAAGAACgtgtgggagaagagaatggaagaGGATGACACGTTGAAGGTGACAAGAGATGGTGTCAGGGCTGCACCGAAATCTACTCCAGAAGATAAG CATCACTGTGTCGATGAAGTGAAAgtagtgggacaccaaattgaagAGAAAAACGCCTCCATGTCCATCTCTTTTATCGGGAGCTGTCCAGTGTGTcgtcaaccacacacacgcaccgcctCTCTCACCAGCGGACCAGGTCGACACGAACGCTTTCGTAACT GCTCACCAGGCCAACATTTGTGTGCGCACTTGATGCCTATGCCTCGTTTTACCACGGCTGTTAATCCATTCAAATACAGTTAA
- the LOC139757837 gene encoding alanine racemase-like isoform X2, whose amino-acid sequence MGREGACGRRAVSLLPTNSLRRQRDHASSGRGSHRSIAAAGCHQPWNEMTGGESGELSPSSVGGPTSASLLPLATEAFLKVRAPAFIHVNLDAVAHNVHVLKRLSGPNTGIMGVVKGGAYGSGLMQVVTVLLEEGVQELAVATVAEGVHLRQQGVHVPITILSNLLTCELQDVTQHRLIPSVSWAKTLASVPSDSLVYPDGSRLRVAINIDTGMSRYGVQPEDLPQLVSTLDELNVTINSMYTHFQAAFTEKEKNQTQLNIFLQATEPYKDRPLVRHVAATTGCVQGLGTHLDLIRPGGAITGLSSGSDRDGVHLFAKCGFRPAMSVVVKPAFFKLLPPGRFIGYDATYQTSCDEWIANFTTGWSDGLSRRLSNGVGAVKRVKTGELCPIVGRVSMDSITARLPEAPGDDEVFQVMTDDFHEVTSAVGMARNLGAAVYEIPGKWSTRLARVYSRNGKIAHICHSFQYTC is encoded by the exons GAACGAGATGACCGGCGGAGAGTCAGGGGAACTCAGCCCCAGTAGCGTAGGGGGGcccacctccgcctccctcctACCACTGGCCACCGAGGCCTTCCTTAAGGTCAGAGCTCCCGCCTTCATCCATGTTAATCTCGACGCCGTCGCGCACAATGTCCACGTTCTCAAGAGGCTCTCCGGACCCAACACAG GGATCATGGGTGTGGTGAAGGGCGGAGCCTACGGGTCGGGATTGATGCAAGTGGTGAccgtgctgctggaggagggggtgcaGGAGCTGGCTGTGGCCACAGTGGCGGAGGGCGTCCACCTGAGGCAGCAAGGCGTCcacgtccccatcaccatcctca GCAACCTGTTAACATGCGAGCTGCAGGACGTGACACAACACCGCCTCATCCCATCAGTCAGCTGGGCCAAGACCCTCGCCTCCGTCCCCAGTGACTCTCTTGTTTATCCG GACGGGTCTCGGCTGCGTGTGGCCATCAACATCGACACGGGGATGTCCCGCTACGGCGTCCAGCCCGAGGATCTCCCACAGCTGGTGTCCACTCTGGACGAGCTGAATGTCACCATCAACTCCATGTACACCCACTTCCAGGCGGCCTTCACCGAGAAGGAGAAGAACCAGACGCAACTCAACATCTTCCTCCAGGCCACAGAACCATACAA AGACCGACCTCTTGTGCGGCATGTGGCGGCCACTACCGGCTGCGTCCAGGGGCTTGGCACTCACCTTGACCTCATCAGACCTGGGGGCGCCATCACCGGCCTCAGCTCAG GGAGCGACCGTGACGGTGTGCATCTCTTCGCCAAATGTGGGTTCCGACCAGCGATGTCCGTGGTGGTCAAGCCTGCCTTCTTCAAGCTGTTACCTCCTGGTCGTTTCATCGGCTACGATGCCACGTACCAGACCAGCTGTGACGAGTGGATTGCTAACTTCACAACGGGCTGGTCGGACGGCCTCAGTCGACGACTCAGCAACGGTGTCGGAGCCGTCAAGAGGGTTAAGACAG GAGAGTTGTGCCCCATCGTGGGCCGTGTGTCCATGGACTCCATCACAGCCCGTCTACCTGAAGCTCCTGGGGACGATGAAGTGTTCCAGGTCATGACGGACGATTTCCACGAGGTTACATCTGCTGTAGGGATGGCAAGGAACTTGGGGGCGGCGGTTTATGAAATTCCCGGGAAATGGTCCACTCGCCTCGCCAGAGTCTACTCCAGAAATGGGAAAATTGCTCACATATGCCATTCGTTCCAGTATACCTGTTGA
- the LOC139757837 gene encoding alanine racemase-like isoform X5 has product MTGGESGELSPSSVGGPTSASLLPLATEAFLKVRAPAFIHVNLDAVAHNVHVLKRLSGPNTGIMGVVKGGAYGSGLMQVVTVLLEEGVQELAVATVAEGVHLRQQGVHVPITILSNLLTCELQDVTQHRLIPSVSWAKTLASVPSDSLVYPDGSRLRVAINIDTGMSRYGVQPEDLPQLVSTLDELNVTINSMYTHFQAAFTEKEKNQTQLNIFLQATEPYKDRPLVRHVAATTGCVQGLGTHLDLIRPGGAITGLSSGSDRDGVHLFAKCGFRPAMSVVVKPAFFKLLPPGRFIGYDATYQTSCDEWIANFTTGWSDGLSRRLSNGVGAVKRVKTGELCPIVGRVSMDSITARLPEAPGDDEVFQVMTDDFHEVTSAVGMARNLGAAVYEIPGKWSTRLARVYSRNGKIAHICHSFQYTC; this is encoded by the exons ATGACCGGCGGAGAGTCAGGGGAACTCAGCCCCAGTAGCGTAGGGGGGcccacctccgcctccctcctACCACTGGCCACCGAGGCCTTCCTTAAGGTCAGAGCTCCCGCCTTCATCCATGTTAATCTCGACGCCGTCGCGCACAATGTCCACGTTCTCAAGAGGCTCTCCGGACCCAACACAG GGATCATGGGTGTGGTGAAGGGCGGAGCCTACGGGTCGGGATTGATGCAAGTGGTGAccgtgctgctggaggagggggtgcaGGAGCTGGCTGTGGCCACAGTGGCGGAGGGCGTCCACCTGAGGCAGCAAGGCGTCcacgtccccatcaccatcctca GCAACCTGTTAACATGCGAGCTGCAGGACGTGACACAACACCGCCTCATCCCATCAGTCAGCTGGGCCAAGACCCTCGCCTCCGTCCCCAGTGACTCTCTTGTTTATCCG GACGGGTCTCGGCTGCGTGTGGCCATCAACATCGACACGGGGATGTCCCGCTACGGCGTCCAGCCCGAGGATCTCCCACAGCTGGTGTCCACTCTGGACGAGCTGAATGTCACCATCAACTCCATGTACACCCACTTCCAGGCGGCCTTCACCGAGAAGGAGAAGAACCAGACGCAACTCAACATCTTCCTCCAGGCCACAGAACCATACAA AGACCGACCTCTTGTGCGGCATGTGGCGGCCACTACCGGCTGCGTCCAGGGGCTTGGCACTCACCTTGACCTCATCAGACCTGGGGGCGCCATCACCGGCCTCAGCTCAG GGAGCGACCGTGACGGTGTGCATCTCTTCGCCAAATGTGGGTTCCGACCAGCGATGTCCGTGGTGGTCAAGCCTGCCTTCTTCAAGCTGTTACCTCCTGGTCGTTTCATCGGCTACGATGCCACGTACCAGACCAGCTGTGACGAGTGGATTGCTAACTTCACAACGGGCTGGTCGGACGGCCTCAGTCGACGACTCAGCAACGGTGTCGGAGCCGTCAAGAGGGTTAAGACAG GAGAGTTGTGCCCCATCGTGGGCCGTGTGTCCATGGACTCCATCACAGCCCGTCTACCTGAAGCTCCTGGGGACGATGAAGTGTTCCAGGTCATGACGGACGATTTCCACGAGGTTACATCTGCTGTAGGGATGGCAAGGAACTTGGGGGCGGCGGTTTATGAAATTCCCGGGAAATGGTCCACTCGCCTCGCCAGAGTCTACTCCAGAAATGGGAAAATTGCTCACATATGCCATTCGTTCCAGTATACCTGTTGA
- the LOC139757837 gene encoding alanine racemase-like isoform X1, with protein MLGLGVCLKSNLLRQVWLPVLRLGYFVRNEMTGGESGELSPSSVGGPTSASLLPLATEAFLKVRAPAFIHVNLDAVAHNVHVLKRLSGPNTGIMGVVKGGAYGSGLMQVVTVLLEEGVQELAVATVAEGVHLRQQGVHVPITILSNLLTCELQDVTQHRLIPSVSWAKTLASVPSDSLVYPDGSRLRVAINIDTGMSRYGVQPEDLPQLVSTLDELNVTINSMYTHFQAAFTEKEKNQTQLNIFLQATEPYKDRPLVRHVAATTGCVQGLGTHLDLIRPGGAITGLSSGSDRDGVHLFAKCGFRPAMSVVVKPAFFKLLPPGRFIGYDATYQTSCDEWIANFTTGWSDGLSRRLSNGVGAVKRVKTGELCPIVGRVSMDSITARLPEAPGDDEVFQVMTDDFHEVTSAVGMARNLGAAVYEIPGKWSTRLARVYSRNGKIAHICHSFQYTC; from the exons GAACGAGATGACCGGCGGAGAGTCAGGGGAACTCAGCCCCAGTAGCGTAGGGGGGcccacctccgcctccctcctACCACTGGCCACCGAGGCCTTCCTTAAGGTCAGAGCTCCCGCCTTCATCCATGTTAATCTCGACGCCGTCGCGCACAATGTCCACGTTCTCAAGAGGCTCTCCGGACCCAACACAG GGATCATGGGTGTGGTGAAGGGCGGAGCCTACGGGTCGGGATTGATGCAAGTGGTGAccgtgctgctggaggagggggtgcaGGAGCTGGCTGTGGCCACAGTGGCGGAGGGCGTCCACCTGAGGCAGCAAGGCGTCcacgtccccatcaccatcctca GCAACCTGTTAACATGCGAGCTGCAGGACGTGACACAACACCGCCTCATCCCATCAGTCAGCTGGGCCAAGACCCTCGCCTCCGTCCCCAGTGACTCTCTTGTTTATCCG GACGGGTCTCGGCTGCGTGTGGCCATCAACATCGACACGGGGATGTCCCGCTACGGCGTCCAGCCCGAGGATCTCCCACAGCTGGTGTCCACTCTGGACGAGCTGAATGTCACCATCAACTCCATGTACACCCACTTCCAGGCGGCCTTCACCGAGAAGGAGAAGAACCAGACGCAACTCAACATCTTCCTCCAGGCCACAGAACCATACAA AGACCGACCTCTTGTGCGGCATGTGGCGGCCACTACCGGCTGCGTCCAGGGGCTTGGCACTCACCTTGACCTCATCAGACCTGGGGGCGCCATCACCGGCCTCAGCTCAG GGAGCGACCGTGACGGTGTGCATCTCTTCGCCAAATGTGGGTTCCGACCAGCGATGTCCGTGGTGGTCAAGCCTGCCTTCTTCAAGCTGTTACCTCCTGGTCGTTTCATCGGCTACGATGCCACGTACCAGACCAGCTGTGACGAGTGGATTGCTAACTTCACAACGGGCTGGTCGGACGGCCTCAGTCGACGACTCAGCAACGGTGTCGGAGCCGTCAAGAGGGTTAAGACAG GAGAGTTGTGCCCCATCGTGGGCCGTGTGTCCATGGACTCCATCACAGCCCGTCTACCTGAAGCTCCTGGGGACGATGAAGTGTTCCAGGTCATGACGGACGATTTCCACGAGGTTACATCTGCTGTAGGGATGGCAAGGAACTTGGGGGCGGCGGTTTATGAAATTCCCGGGAAATGGTCCACTCGCCTCGCCAGAGTCTACTCCAGAAATGGGAAAATTGCTCACATATGCCATTCGTTCCAGTATACCTGTTGA
- the LOC139757837 gene encoding alanine racemase-like isoform X3, translating into MMVRWIIESESRVPRNEMTGGESGELSPSSVGGPTSASLLPLATEAFLKVRAPAFIHVNLDAVAHNVHVLKRLSGPNTGIMGVVKGGAYGSGLMQVVTVLLEEGVQELAVATVAEGVHLRQQGVHVPITILSNLLTCELQDVTQHRLIPSVSWAKTLASVPSDSLVYPDGSRLRVAINIDTGMSRYGVQPEDLPQLVSTLDELNVTINSMYTHFQAAFTEKEKNQTQLNIFLQATEPYKDRPLVRHVAATTGCVQGLGTHLDLIRPGGAITGLSSGSDRDGVHLFAKCGFRPAMSVVVKPAFFKLLPPGRFIGYDATYQTSCDEWIANFTTGWSDGLSRRLSNGVGAVKRVKTGELCPIVGRVSMDSITARLPEAPGDDEVFQVMTDDFHEVTSAVGMARNLGAAVYEIPGKWSTRLARVYSRNGKIAHICHSFQYTC; encoded by the exons GAACGAGATGACCGGCGGAGAGTCAGGGGAACTCAGCCCCAGTAGCGTAGGGGGGcccacctccgcctccctcctACCACTGGCCACCGAGGCCTTCCTTAAGGTCAGAGCTCCCGCCTTCATCCATGTTAATCTCGACGCCGTCGCGCACAATGTCCACGTTCTCAAGAGGCTCTCCGGACCCAACACAG GGATCATGGGTGTGGTGAAGGGCGGAGCCTACGGGTCGGGATTGATGCAAGTGGTGAccgtgctgctggaggagggggtgcaGGAGCTGGCTGTGGCCACAGTGGCGGAGGGCGTCCACCTGAGGCAGCAAGGCGTCcacgtccccatcaccatcctca GCAACCTGTTAACATGCGAGCTGCAGGACGTGACACAACACCGCCTCATCCCATCAGTCAGCTGGGCCAAGACCCTCGCCTCCGTCCCCAGTGACTCTCTTGTTTATCCG GACGGGTCTCGGCTGCGTGTGGCCATCAACATCGACACGGGGATGTCCCGCTACGGCGTCCAGCCCGAGGATCTCCCACAGCTGGTGTCCACTCTGGACGAGCTGAATGTCACCATCAACTCCATGTACACCCACTTCCAGGCGGCCTTCACCGAGAAGGAGAAGAACCAGACGCAACTCAACATCTTCCTCCAGGCCACAGAACCATACAA AGACCGACCTCTTGTGCGGCATGTGGCGGCCACTACCGGCTGCGTCCAGGGGCTTGGCACTCACCTTGACCTCATCAGACCTGGGGGCGCCATCACCGGCCTCAGCTCAG GGAGCGACCGTGACGGTGTGCATCTCTTCGCCAAATGTGGGTTCCGACCAGCGATGTCCGTGGTGGTCAAGCCTGCCTTCTTCAAGCTGTTACCTCCTGGTCGTTTCATCGGCTACGATGCCACGTACCAGACCAGCTGTGACGAGTGGATTGCTAACTTCACAACGGGCTGGTCGGACGGCCTCAGTCGACGACTCAGCAACGGTGTCGGAGCCGTCAAGAGGGTTAAGACAG GAGAGTTGTGCCCCATCGTGGGCCGTGTGTCCATGGACTCCATCACAGCCCGTCTACCTGAAGCTCCTGGGGACGATGAAGTGTTCCAGGTCATGACGGACGATTTCCACGAGGTTACATCTGCTGTAGGGATGGCAAGGAACTTGGGGGCGGCGGTTTATGAAATTCCCGGGAAATGGTCCACTCGCCTCGCCAGAGTCTACTCCAGAAATGGGAAAATTGCTCACATATGCCATTCGTTCCAGTATACCTGTTGA